In the genome of Ananas comosus cultivar F153 linkage group 11, ASM154086v1, whole genome shotgun sequence, one region contains:
- the LOC109717022 gene encoding ubiquitin-conjugating enzyme E2 variant 1C-like isoform X2, which translates to MTLGSSGGSSVVVPRNFRLLEELERGEKGIGDGTVSYGMDDADDILMRSWTGTIIGPHNTVHEGRIYQLKLFCDKDYPDKPPSVRFHSRINMTCVTPDTGVDPKKFGLLANWQRSYTMEEILTQLKKEMAAPHNRKLVQPPEGTFF; encoded by the exons TTCCTCGGAACTTTAGGCTGCTAGAAGAACTTGAGCGTGGAGAAAAGGGGATTGGAGATGGGACTGTTAGCTATGGAATGGATGATGCAGATGACATCTTAATGCGTTCTTGGACAGGCACAATAATTGGCCCACACAAT ACTGTTCATGAGGGCCGCATTTATCAGCTGAAGCTGTTCTGTGACAAGGACTATCCTGACAAACCACCAAGCGTTCGGTTTCACTCTCGAATCAATATGACTTGCGTCACCCCTGATACAGGA GTTGACCCAAAGAAGTTTGGCTTATTGGCAAATTGGCAACGTTCGTACACAATGGAGGAAATTCTGACACAGCTTAAGAAAGAAATGGCAGCTCCACACAACCGGAAATTAGTCCAGCCTCCGGAAGGAACATTCTTCTAG
- the LOC109717022 gene encoding ubiquitin-conjugating enzyme E2 variant 1C-like isoform X1 — MTLGSSGGSSVVVPRNFRLLEELERGEKGIGDGTVSYGMDDADDILMRSWTGTIIGPHNTVHEGRIYQLKLFCDKDYPDKPPSVRFHSRINMTCVTPDTGVVDPKKFGLLANWQRSYTMEEILTQLKKEMAAPHNRKLVQPPEGTFF, encoded by the exons TTCCTCGGAACTTTAGGCTGCTAGAAGAACTTGAGCGTGGAGAAAAGGGGATTGGAGATGGGACTGTTAGCTATGGAATGGATGATGCAGATGACATCTTAATGCGTTCTTGGACAGGCACAATAATTGGCCCACACAAT ACTGTTCATGAGGGCCGCATTTATCAGCTGAAGCTGTTCTGTGACAAGGACTATCCTGACAAACCACCAAGCGTTCGGTTTCACTCTCGAATCAATATGACTTGCGTCACCCCTGATACAGGAGTG GTTGACCCAAAGAAGTTTGGCTTATTGGCAAATTGGCAACGTTCGTACACAATGGAGGAAATTCTGACACAGCTTAAGAAAGAAATGGCAGCTCCACACAACCGGAAATTAGTCCAGCCTCCGGAAGGAACATTCTTCTAG